GATAGCCTAATATTTATTTAAGGCAGTGGCACAGCTTTTCAAACACTGAGCTTTTATTTCCtccccacaacacacacacccacccacccacacacacacacacacacacacacacacacacacacacacacacacacacacacacacacagacggacCTGGACTACTAAcgctgctttctgttttcatcttgCAGCTGTGCAATTTTCATCTCAAGTTGGTATTCATAGGGAGCAGCAGACCATGTGCCCTCAGATCAACTTCGGGGAGGATCATTTCCCAGGTGGATTCACAAAAACTAAGCACAGTTTTTATTTGCTTGACGTTTGCCCTGCCCATACCAGAAAATAACTACATAATATTAGTCCTATGAAAGAatatatattacagtaaaactTACAAATATCATGCAGATGCTGTATGTTTGTGAAACTGTAAAAGATCATCTCATGATACcatagctttttttaaaaaagagagaaaacgaTACAGTCTATTGTTTGGCACTTAATTGTAAACACTTGAAGAATCATAACACTTACATGACTTCAAAGAGGATTTTGCATTTAACCACTCCTTTGTCCCTGTTCGCTTTAGGATTTTATATTATGTCCCAGTTCCACATTGCTGAGCTGGCAAGAAGGGGAACTGTTAAAAAGGTTACTGGATCATCTCCTCAGCACGTTGCTTATCAAATAGGCCCAGCATTCAACTTCAGAATCAGCACGAGGTAAGCTGCAGGCCGTTAAAATGGAGTTGCATGAGTGAACACTGACACCCAGTGGTTGAGCTGGTATTACACCATTTACCCTGTCCATGGTCCTGAACAACAAAGACCCTGTCTGCACCATCGCATTCCTTCTGTAATACAACTTAAAAATATACTGCACAAGTATGACATTGTATATATGATTTGACCATTATAAATAGAATATAGTAGATTATACAATTATTGTTCAGTTTGCAGGAGAGTATCACACACATCATAAATCTTTATTGGAATATTGATTTTTCCTCGAAGGTATAACCTGGGGGTTAATAATAGTCCACCCTCTATGCTTCAGATCAGCTTATCCCTCGGGACTGCCTGAGGAGTTTGCGTTTGTGGCCGTGCTGCGCATGAGTGACAGCACCATCAATAAAAAGTGGAATATCTGGCAAATGCAGGATGTGAATGACAACGAGCAGCTGGCCGTCAGACTCAACGGAGAGTTTAAGTCTCTGGAGTTTACCTTCACAGCGCTGGACGCCGGGAGGCAGACTGTTGTTTTCAGCCCCCTGGCTTTTCTTTTCAATGATCAGTGGCACAGAGTCCTGCTTGATGTCAGCAGGGGCTCCGTTACCCTTTTCGTGGACTGTGTCATGATCGGTTCTCAGAGTATGCCACCCCGACAAAAAGTCAGTGTGGATGGCTTCACGTTGATAGGAAAGCTCAAGGACAACCCAGTGATTGCAATTCCGGTACGTCTGTTATAGCACTGAGTACAACTTTTGCAACTAAAGCAAGGCCTATAAATTTCTGAAATTTTAGAAAGGCTAATTCTACCACAGTATACAGCATTAAACTGTATCACCCACTTTCAGAGCCACAAACGATCCCTGGACACATCACCTAGGGGAGGGAGATTGGGTGGAAAGTAATCACGTTCTACAAGCACTATATTAAAGCAGGAACACTGGTAGACAACATTATTTGACAATTTCCATTTTGTGGCACTTGATACCCTTATTCCATTAGATTTCAAAGAGAAACATTCAGCCTGCTTTCTTCTTGACTGAAATCATGCGATGCCTCTTCATTCAATTTAGCTACTTAAAGTTTAGGCTACATGCAAAATGTAGAATGAGCTCATACAACATGATGACTTGTTAGAGCTTTTACCAGTGTGACATATTTTCTGACTGATATATAATGACTgaattaattatcattatttaaaaacatcttaCTTACTGCAGCAGTAATGTTGACACTGGAGAAGGAAAGACCATCGATTGTTTATAGATTATCTCACTTTTGATTCATATAGACCCTCGCCTGTTTAAACATGTATCATAAGGTGAGGAGTTTCTGTAGGTTTTCTTAGGGGGGTCCTTGGCATGCAAAAGTTTTGGAATCCCTGTGTTTTCTCACCCTcctgtttggtttgtctgtgaCATTGTTCAGTAGTTTAAGTCTGCCGTCTCCCCATTCAGGCTTTACCTACAAATATGTGGAATTTGTTGCAGGTTGTGGCGAAGAATACGAGCTGTGCACAGACAGTGCCACACCATGCAGCTCAGGTGCATGGTTTCCAAAGATTCAGGGGTCTTCGTTGTGCACAATTACGCACGAAAACATATCCTGACATGATTTAATATTTACCAGCTTTATTAACCACATTATAAGTCCTATATAGGCGTTTAAAGCCCACAGTAATGTTGCGATAATGAGACACAGACTGTAACTAATGTGTTGTGCAAGCATAGCCTGCTTTCTGCTTTTTATCGTATGCTGCAGAAAATCCAGACTTGGGGCTTAATCGTTAATGGAAAGAGCATCTGTTATGGTGATGTTGTGCTAATCTATTATTttccttcatttatttataaagtttGAACTCCAGTCAATGCTGATTCACTGCGACGTGATGCGAGCCCGGACCGAGGCTTGTTATGACCTCCCGGCCAGGACATCGGTAAGAAGAATTAAAATAACATAAGTTTGAGGTCTCAGACCACCGGTTATAAACTTTAAGTATTGGTTTTGCTGGATGAGCCTAATTTGCTGTTAATGGAGAGGGAAATAAAATCAAGCAGCATCCAAACTGTGTCTTTAATTTCTGCTCCCCTTGTCCCCATATAGTCGTCCCCAGAGATGATCGATGATTAGAGTGCGAACTTAAATTTGTCACACCTAAACTATAGTTTGAATAAAATCATTTTGGGTCAGAGCAGAGGTTAAATAACCCGCTGACTCTGCCTATTGGTGGTGTCTGTGCCGTGGCCCCTCCCCCGCGGTGTCCCCCTTGCAAATCCTCCAATCCCTTCCTGTAACCAAACATTGTATGAATATACATGAGCCCCTGATAGCTGTGGGACCTTGGTCTAGATAGCTGAAGCGGATTCAGTTGGGTTGTTTTGTCGGGGGCTCCTTcaacccaacaaatcccagagCAAGGACTACTTTTACCTTTCCTGCTCACGGGGAGATCATGGCTCGGGCCCCCAGCGTTAGAGGGCCACTTGTGGTTCTGCTTCTGCAACTTGTCCTTATCTGCTCCGCTCAAGTAAGACTTattatgtttctctctctctcttgtctctctatATTTTCTCTATAGACTGATGTGACAGAGGTGCAGGTGAGTGTTCTCCTTGTGCTCATGCTAAATAACAAAGTTTCATTTGACCTACAATTGTTGCTCAGATTGTTTTATCTAGTAAAGTTATTGGACATCTGTCACGGAAAAAACGTCAGGGATGCGACTTTTGTCTGGAGTCtcctttttaaactttaatttttgaaaagtgctatctTAACTTGAAGAATTCTGCAATCAGAAATCAGCCCTATGGGCTGCAAGCTATTtcagtgtatgtatgtattaatgTCTAATGTCAACTTACAAAAAGTCGGTGCACCTGTtctcatttttttcacattgtctCTGTAGCAGTATGTCAATataaaaaatggcaacaaattGGTAGGGTTGATATTAGAAATTAAGCTGATATAttcttattatattattgttattattttattcagagGGGCCAAGGACCTGCTGGCCCTCCTGGACCTGCAGGTGTCCCAGGAATTGATGGCATTGCTGTAAGTGCTATCAGATCTGTAACATTGTCCATATAATGTGCCAAATATCTTGCAAATAGTTCACAATTTGCTCATCTTAAAGCATTAAATCTCTTTTGTTTCAGGGGGAAAGGGGAGCCGATGGCGAGGATGGTCTTCCTGTAACtataacatttaataataaattaaaatgatgtatTGCATTGCTTTTCATTATAGGGCTTTTCACTGAGTTGTGTGCTTATGTGGAACTTTTGTTTTTAGGGACCTGATGGAGATGCAGGTAAACCCGGCTCTTCAGGATTACCCGGAATTCCTGGAAATGATGTGAGTactcttttatattttatatatttggtGTTTGCTGCATTGTTGGCCACAGCAAGGTCACCACAAGCCTGCAAGCGGGTGGAACTATCCCACTACATAGGCTATGTTCGCACTTATTGGTCTTGTAGAGTGGGCGGTGAAATTTCAGATTTAGTAGGGGATCTTGGGGAAATGTGTGCAAAAATGTGAGGAATTTATTAAACAGGATGAACAAATCCAGATTTCCTTTGTAACAGGGTAAACCAGGGCCCGAGTGTAATTAACTTTGCTCCCTTCAGAGTTTAAAGGAGGGTTAGGAAAACATCCAAACATAATACTGGTGCTGATGATAGATTGACAAAGAGGGGCTGTAGGTGAGTTCACCTTAAAGGTTTATTTCAACAATCCTTCAGAATGTGTTGTTATAAActattataaaaatgtacattttacaattcATTGCCTGCGTTATACCTTGATACATCCCTACCAGGATTCTGAAAACAA
This region of Siniperca chuatsi isolate FFG_IHB_CAS linkage group LG11, ASM2008510v1, whole genome shotgun sequence genomic DNA includes:
- the LOC122884684 gene encoding collagen alpha-1(IX) chain-like, giving the protein MGGVKRNILLYSLCCCYVIPQYLCTGLHSQTVQFSSQVGIHREQQTMCPQINFGEDHFPGFYIMSQFHIAELARRGTVKKVTGSSPQHVAYQIGPAFNFRISTSLNSSQC